The Lactuca sativa cultivar Salinas chromosome 2, Lsat_Salinas_v11, whole genome shotgun sequence genome includes a window with the following:
- the LOC111910845 gene encoding pectinesterase 2: protein MARISKLFFPFILYVLFVCTSISWCLQEDGESDSDINYWCDTTPHPQQCKYFLSSGTHHTPRHRKDFRMLVLEVALQKAQEAQTCSNDLRNKCKSKRKKAVWLDCNKLVNQTILQLNQTLISFKHNQSSDFDAQTWLSAALTNLETCFSGSQDFNLTNFVSPLKSHNLTEMISNSLAINQFFLKQKSATNDDRELDNDFPTWVTPGDRKLLQTGSLRTKANLVVSQARGSKFRTIQSALKYAAGYNRRNRRYIIYIKRGVYKENIEIGNNLNNIMFLGDGARYTIITGSRSVGGGFTTYSSATVGVDGTGFIARGITFRNTAGPAKSQAVALRSSSDLSVYYACSFEGYQDTLFVLAQRQFYKTCYIYGTIDFIFGNAAVVFQNCMILARRPLKGQANIITAQGRGDPFQNTGISIHNSRVMAAPDLKPVVRTVKTYLGRPWQEYSRTVYMKTFLDSHIDPVGWSPWDNTNFAQSTLVYGEYQCFGPGSSTRNRVKWRGYSVITSASVASQYTVERLIAGRSWLPATDVPFTPGL, encoded by the exons ATGGCCAGAATTAGTAAACTCTTCTTTCCATTTATCTTGTATGTACTTTTCGTCTGTACTTCGATTTCTTGGTGTTTACAAGAAGACGGAGAGTCGGATAGCGATATTAACTATTGGTGCGACACAACTCCTCATCCACAACAATGTAAGTATTTTTTGAGCAGTGGGACTCATCATACCCCAAGGCACAGGAAAGACTTCAGGATGTTGGTTTTGGAGGTCGCTTTGCAGAAAGCTCAAGAAGCTCAAACTTGCAGTAACGACCTCAGGAATAAATGCAAGAGCAAAAGAAAGAAGGCGGTGTGGCTCGATTGCAACAAGCTTGTTAATCAAACCATTCTCCAACTCAATCAAACCCTAATTAGCTTCAAACATAACCAAAGCTCAGACTTTGATGCTCAAACATGGCTCAGTGCTGCTCTCACGAATCTCGAAACTTGTTTTTCGGGTTCTCAAGACTTCAATTTGACAAACTTTGTCTCTCCACTCAAATCGCATAACCTTACAGAGATGATAAGCAATAGTTTGGCAATAAACCAGTTTTTCTTGAAGCAAAAGTCAGCGACTAATGATGATCGGGAGCTTGATAATGATTTTCCGACTTGGGTTACACCCGGCGACCGAAAATTGTTACAGACGGGTTCACTTCGCACAAAGGCTAATTTAGTCGTGTCTCAAGCCCGTGGGAGTAAGTTTCGAACCATTCAATCAGCTCTTAAATATGCAGCAGGTTATAATCGTCGGAACAGGAGATATATTATCTACATAAAGAGAGGAGTTTATAAGGAGAACATCGAGATTGGAAACAATCTAAATAATATCATGTTCCTTGGTGATGGAGCTAGATACACCATTATCACTGGTTCCCGGAGTGTCGGCGGCGGTTTCACAACTTATAGCTCTGCAACCGTCG GAGTGGATGGCACTGGATTCATTGCCCGTGGCATAACATTCAGGAACACAGCCGGCCCTGCAAAAAGCCAGGCGGTGGCACTCCGATCATCGTCTGATCTGTCTGTATACTACGCTTGCAGCTTCGAAGGTTATCAAGACACTCTGTTTGTCCTCGCACAAAGACAGTTCTACAAAACTTGCTACATTTATGGCACCATTGATTTCATATTTGGTAACGCCGCCGTGGTCTTCCAAAACTGTATGATATTAGCAAGAAGACCACTGAAAGGACAAGCAAACATTATAACAGCCCAAGGTCGTGGTGATCCCTTCCAAAACACAGGAATTTCGATTCATAATTCGCGTGTTATGGCTGCTCCAGACTTAAAGCCTGTGGTGCGCACAGTCAAGACATATCTGGGTCGCCCATGGCAAGAATATTCGAGGACAGTTTATATGAAAACTTTCCTTGATAGTCATATCGATCCAGTAGGGTGGTCGCCATGGGATAATACTAATTTCGCACAGAGTACATTGGTTTATGGTGAATATCAATGTTTTGGCCCTGGTTCTTCCACAAGAAACCGTGTGAAATGGCGTGGATACTCTGTTATAACAAGTGCGAGTGTTGCATCGCAGTACACGGTGGAGAGGCTTATTGCCGGCCGGTCATGGCTGCCGGCAACCGATGTACCCTTCACTCCAGGATTATGA